The following are encoded together in the Deinococcus malanensis genome:
- a CDS encoding aldo/keto reductase, translated as MQYRTLGKTGYQISTISFGAWAIGGTWGETRDEDSMHALHRALDLGVNFIDTADVYGDGHSERLIARLRRERSDSFYVATKAGRRLNPHTAAGYNRENLRSFIERSLRNLEAETVDLLQLHCPPSEVYERDEVYGILDDFVREGLLRAYGVSVETVDEALTAIEHSNVASVQIIFNAFRMKPAEQFFAAAREREVGIIARVPLASGLLTGKLTGKTTFEQDDHRNFNRNGEAFDRGETFSGVDYETGLAAVQRLRPLVADGATLAQFALRWILMFPDVTCAIPGARNPRQVEDNVAAADLPALSEEQMRRVQQVYDELIREQVHALW; from the coding sequence ATGCAATACCGCACTCTCGGCAAGACTGGCTATCAGATTTCGACCATCAGCTTCGGCGCGTGGGCCATCGGAGGAACCTGGGGTGAAACGCGCGACGAGGACAGCATGCACGCCCTACACCGCGCACTCGACCTTGGCGTCAACTTTATCGACACGGCCGACGTGTATGGTGACGGACACAGCGAACGCCTGATCGCCAGGCTCCGCCGTGAGCGATCCGATTCCTTCTACGTCGCCACCAAAGCCGGACGACGCCTCAACCCTCACACTGCGGCCGGGTACAACCGCGAGAACCTCCGCAGCTTCATCGAGCGGAGCCTGCGCAACCTCGAAGCCGAGACCGTCGACCTGCTGCAACTCCACTGCCCACCGTCAGAAGTGTACGAACGCGACGAGGTCTACGGCATTCTCGACGACTTCGTGCGCGAAGGACTGCTACGCGCGTACGGCGTGAGTGTCGAAACGGTGGACGAGGCCCTCACGGCCATCGAGCACTCGAACGTCGCGAGCGTTCAGATCATCTTCAATGCCTTCCGCATGAAACCCGCCGAGCAGTTCTTCGCTGCCGCTCGAGAACGTGAAGTGGGCATCATCGCGCGCGTCCCCCTCGCCAGTGGACTGCTCACCGGCAAACTGACGGGCAAGACCACCTTTGAACAGGATGACCACCGCAACTTCAACCGCAACGGTGAAGCCTTCGACCGGGGCGAGACATTCTCCGGCGTGGACTACGAAACAGGACTCGCGGCTGTACAGCGCCTGCGCCCCCTGGTCGCGGATGGCGCCACCCTCGCGCAGTTCGCCCTCCGCTGGATCCTGATGTTCCCGGACGTCACCTGCGCCATTCCCGGCGCGAGGAACCCGCGTCAGGTGGAAGACAACGTGGCCGCCGCAGACCTCCCGGCCCTCAGCGAGGAGCAGATGCGCCGCGTCCAGCAGGTGTACGACGAACTGATCCGTGAACAGGTGCACGCACTCTGGTGA